Genomic DNA from Marnyiella aurantia:
ACACAGTTGCATCGGTGGGCGTGGACGGCAGTATACAGCTTACACCTTACTGGAATATCAACGGGAGTACGCACTACGATTTCATGACACAGGAACTTGCTTATACAAGAGTGGGGTTTTCCCGCGACCAGCGCAGTTTCACCATCAATTTTAACTGGGTGCCTTTCGGGCAGTATAAAGTGTATGATTTCTTTATCGGGATTAAGGCCAATATTCTTCAGGATGCGCTGAAGTATAAGGACAGAAGTTTTACCCAGCCCAATGCGCCTTTCTAACTTAGACCTATCCTTATGGCAGCCATAGGTGACTAAGACTGCCAAATCTCACCTGTATTCCCACGCGCTTCGGTTGACTGTTCCCAATATATATTTTATATTTGCAGAAATCAAAAATCTATGAAAAAAGTAATCACCACAACAAATGCTCCAGCAGCAATAGGCCCTTACGCACAGGCAAATTTAGCCGGTGGCGTGCTGTATATTTCCGGTCAGATTCCGGTTGATCCGGGCACAGGAAATTTGGTGGAAGGGATTGAGAAGGAGACGCATCAGGTGATGAAGAATCTGAAAGCCATTCTTGAAGAGGCAGGAATGACTTTTACAAACGTGGTAAAAGCATCTATCTTTTTAAAGAATATGGATGATTTTGCTGTAATGAACGAAATCTATGCTTCTTATCTGGATGCAGACAGTTATCCGGCGCGTGAAACGGTTCAGGTATCCTGCCTCCCGAAAAATGTAGACATCGAGATCTCTATGATCGCACATCAGGATTAATGAATTTTCTGCGAAATACTTTTGCGGTTCTTATCGGTCTAACTGTAGCACTGTTAGTCATCACTCTGGGCATCAGAACGAACCCGGGCTGGATTACTTTTGAAGATTTTGCACCTTTTGAACATTGGGAAACCTTCCTGAAATCAGTGGAGCATGATAACCGCTTTTTCGGATTCCTGCTTCTTTTCACCGGCGTAGGTTCTGTAATTGGTGGCGTTGCAACCGCGATTATAGTTAAATATGGCAAAGTAGCGTACGCGATATTGATTGGCTTTGTTTTGCTTTTTCTGGCCATGTTGGATATCATTATTTTCCCTTACCACCCAACTTTCTATAAAATCTGTATTTTTCTTACTTTTTTTCCCTTTTCCTGGATCGGTGGTAAGATTGTAGAAGTGATTTACGAAAGAAAAAAACGGCGGTTAAATGAAGCGGCACAACGTTAATATAAGCAATAAATGCGCAGCGCCCCGGTGAAACCGGGGCGCTGCGCATTTATTGATATTGGTTTTTTCTTATTTAATTGGGCATTACAAAACCTTTAGTGTAAATTCGGCCATATTCATCAACAAATTTGATCTGTACATTGCCACGGTGGTTCTTGAGCAGGTTTTCAACATCTTTCTGAGAGTTCACTGGTTTACCGTTCACCTCAATCACGATATAGTTATCTACAATTCCAATCTTGGCCATTTCGCCGCCTTCCTGTACATTTTTAGTTACTACACCGCTGTTAAGTCCATAATCAGTCTTAAACCTGTCACTTAGCGGGGCGAAATCAGCGCCTATCTTTTCGCTTACAGTCAGGTCCGCCCTGGTTCTGACAGAAGTATTTCCACGCTGATCCTTTAGTACGACACGAGATACCATCTCCCGTCCATTTCGCTGGTAAGTAATATTAACAGCATCTCCGGGTCTTTTACTTCCCACCGCAAGCGTAAGATCAGCAAAATCAGAAATAGCAGTATTGTCCACTTTGGTAATAACGTCAGCCTTTCGTAATCCGGCATCTTCGGCACCGCTGTTCGCCGTTACTTCAGTTACGTAAATACCGTTGCCCGTCTTAAGATTGGTTTTAAATTGCTGGTTATATTGCGCCACCTGCTGGTCGTTGGATAGATCAAGTGAATTTACACCAAGAAAACCGCGCTGCACCAGGCCATACTTCTTTATGTCTTCAACAATTTTTCTAGCTAAGTTTGAAGGTACTGCAAAACCGTATCCCTGATAGTATCCGTTTGTGGAAGATATAGCGGAGTTAATTCCAATAAGATCGCCATTAGGATTTACAAGAGCTCCACCTGAGTTTCCGGGGTTAATAGCCGCATCCGTCTGTATAAAACTTTCTATTGGATTGCTTGCTTTGCCCTGACCTCCCAAAATTCCGATTCCACGTCCTTTCGCTGAAATGATTCCCGCTGTCACAGTAGAGTTCAGTCCAAGTGGATTACCAACTGCCAAAACCCACTGACCCACTTCCACATTATCAGAATTGGCGAAATTTAGATAGGGTAGACCTTTCTCTTCAACCTTAAGCAATGAAATGTCGGTGTTAGGGTCCGTACCTACCAGGGTAGCAATGTAACTTTTCTTGTTGCTGAGAACCACCTCCAGTTTATTTGCACCCGCTACTACGTGGTTATTGGAGATAATGTATCCGTCCGGTGATATAATTACCCCTGATCCCATACCAGATGGAATATTGTCTGGTTTCTGCTGGCTGCGCGGGTTTCTGTCAGGCTGGCGAAAAAAGTAATCAAAAATGTCCTGCTCACTGCTGCGTCCTGCCGATCTGTTAGAGTAGTTCTTAATTGTAACCACTGCCGGAACTGTCGTTTTGGCAGCTTTTACAAAGTCTTCACCTAAAGCGGCCTGGTTAAATCCCGCGAAACTTACGTCAGATTTTGCGCTAGAGAAATAACCGGTATCAACTACTGCTGCGTCGTTCTTGATATAATTGATTGCTCCGAATGTTGTAGCGCCGGAAACTACACCTACTACGGCATACGGTAATAATTTCTTAAATATATTCTTCATAGTATCTTGTTATTGTCTTTCTCATTTAAACAAATATGATGCTATATGTGTAGGCGAATATTTAAACTTGTTTCATCTTTAACTAAAAATTAACGACTCCGTGTCAAATTTAATGATTTTTAAGGAATGTTATGTAAACGGACCGGGAATCCGACTCTAACATTCTGTCATTTTGGCATCTACACCCATTTTTAAATAACTTATCTTTGCAAAAATTTATTCAAAAAATGACAAAAAGCGGTAAAATAGAACTAATGTCACCTGCCGGTGATTTCACTGCCCTGCAGGCGGCTCTCGACAATGGAGCAGATTCTGTTTACTTTGGAGTAGAGCAGCTTAATATGCGGGCCAGGGCTTCCATGAACTTTACCTTGGAAGATTTGCCTGAGATAGCTAGGAGATGCGGCGAAAAAGGGGTACGCAGCTACCTTACACTTAATACGATTATATACGACCACGACCTTTCAATTATAAAAACTTTGCTCGATACCGCAAAGTCTGCAGGACTTACAGCGGTAATCGCAATGGATCAGGCGGTAATTTCTTACGCCCGTCAAATCGGATTTGAAGTTCATATCTCCACACAGATCAATATTACTAATATTGAAACAGTTAAATTCTATGCGCTGTTTGCAGATACGATGGTGATGAGCCGTGAGTTAAGTATTACACAAATCAAAAAAATCTGCGACCAGATAGTGAAGGATGACGTAAGAGGTCCTTCCGGTAATTTAGTAGAAGTAGAAATCTTTGGCCATGGTGCGCTTTGTATGGCGGTTTCGGGTAAATGTTACCTAAGTCTCCATTCTGCCAATTCCTCTGCAAACCGCGGAGCATGCAAGCAGAACTGCCGTAAAAAATACACGGTGACAGATCAGGAAACAGGGTTCGAGATTGAACTGGATAACGAATATATGATGTCGCCAAAGGACCTGTGTACTATTGGATTTCTGAACGATATTGTGGATGCCGGTGTTCAGGTTCTTAAGATAGAAGGCCGTGGCAGAGCACCTGAATATGTTGCTACCGTGACCAAATGTTACCGCGAGGCTATTGATGCTGTTGCCGATGGTACTTTTACTCAGGAAAAAGTGGAAGAATGGATGAAGCAACTTGAGACCGTTTATAACCGTGGCTTCTGGAGTGGATATTACCTGGGTCAGGAACTTGGCGAATGGTCTTCGAATTCCGGATCCAGCGCTACCCAGAAAAAAGTGTATGTTGGAAAGGGTAGACATTTCTATACAAAGTCCAGTATTGCTGAATTCCTGATTGAAGCTTATGACGTAAATGTAGGCGATACAGTACTTATCCAGGGTCCTACTACGGGATCTCAGGAAATGGTTCTGGAGGCTATGCAGGTAGATGCAAGGCCGGAAGCAAACAAGGCCACGAAATCGGATGTCATTACGTTTAAAACAGATTTCAGAGTAAGGCCAAGTGATAAACTGTATAAAATTGTGCAGTCCTAAACAGTACTTTTCACGCCAATCCACAATTTATATATGGTTATAGTAACGCTGCAGCGCGATAAATGTATTGGTTGTAACTACTGTGCTGAATTTGCGCCCGATTTTTTCCGGATGTCGCGAAAGGACGGCAAATCAGTTTTGTTAAAATCGGCCGATAAAAAAGGTTTTTTCACCTTGAAAACTCCGTCTGCGGAAGCTTATGAACCTTGCGATAAGGCCGCACGTGCATGTCCGGTGAATATTATTTCTGTGAAAATAACTTAGAGATGACCAAGAGGGAACTACGGAGTCTTTATCTGGAGAAACGCAAAGAACTTTCGAAAGAAGAAGTTATTACGGCCTCTGAGCGCATTTTTAGGAGGTTCCTGAGCAATTTTTTTGTGGAGAAGAATCAGAAAATCCATTTATTTCTGAGTATCGAGAAATTTAATGAGGTCAACACGCTGCCGTTCATTAAGTATTTGCAGGAAAAGGAAGTGCGCATCTTCGTTCCTAAAATGTTGCAGGGTGACATTATTTCTGTTGAAATTCTTGAAGATACCATCCTTGCGAAAAACAGCTGGGGCATAATGGAACCGATATCTGATGAAGATTCTGGTGTTGTGGATTTTGATTATATCATTACACCTCTGTTGTACTGCGATCCTGCTGGTGGACGCGTGGGATATGGAAAAGGTTTCTACGACAGGTTTTTTGCCGGAATTAATGCTGAATGTAAAAAGGTCGGGGTGGGGTTCTTTAAACCCGAGCTATTTGTTGATGACTTAACAGAAGAAGATGTTTCGCTGGACTATCTGGTTACACCCGATGAAGTACTGTCCTTTAAAATTGGCTGCTGATAAAAGTTCAGGAAGTAAAACTTAAATTCTTTCTTGAATCTGATTTCAGCAGGTACCAGGACATATTGAGCTTCCCGCGCAAATGTGCCGACTGGAAGGTTATTTCTGTCATAATACTGTACATCAAAGCGTGCAAAGTTTAATGTGTCCTTTTTAAAATAGCGCTCAGTAACCTCAAAACTACCTATTCTGGCATTTCCAACCTGAAGACTGTCCAGTTCATTGAGCAAATTTCTTACGGTAAGAGAGTCGGGTTTATAAAAGTAGCCCAGGATCTGATTATACAGCGCCGAATCAATATCTGTATCCTGCTTACCTGCCTTATACAGGATGGAAAGTTCCAGAACTTCACGGACTTTTTGTTTCGTAATCTTATTTATGGCTTGTGCGCTGTCCATCTTCGTTGATGGATAGCTGGATTTATTGGTATTGTATTTTACCTGCTCCAGTGACAGGTTGGGCGTTTCCTTCTTGCAGGCAAATACAGCTGAAAGCAGTACGAATATTAATATGAGCCTAGTTATTTTCCTCATCTTCATTTATTTTAAATTTGATGGATACGATTTTTCCCTTTTCCCTTTTCATCTCTATTACAGACAGGTTCCTCAGTGAGGTTGTAGGTGTTGTTACAAGGGTTATGTATTTCTGTTTATCTAACGTCTCGATGCCATACAGATCACTGTCATACACCTGGTAGATCACCGCATTGTCACTTATGCGGCTTTCCAGTTCGTTCCTTTTCTGTTTTATAAGCGATAGCGCTTCATCAGGATTGCCTGAAATATCTTTCTTGGAAAAGTAATAGACCGCCATTTTATAATCGTCCGGTTTGAGTTCAATGTTTTCTTCCAGCGGCGCGGTTTCCAGGTTCCTGTTCACATTCAGATTTTCATAAAACGGAGAACTTATTTCCATTCGGAGCACTTTATCTTTCGTAGAATAATTAAAACATTCTCCGGGCTGGATCCTGTACATAATTGGAGATTCATTTTCTTTAATGACCTTGATCTCCAGCATGTTCTGTATTACTGCATTTCTGTCGGCATCAGAGAAGCAGTAACTGTAAGTTTTATCAAAAAGTTTATCGCCGAACCCCAGGTAACCAACAAGTAAAGTGAGGAGTAGTGTAGCAAATCCTAAGAGATATCTTTTTAATGATTTCCTTTTCGGTTTCTGTTCGGTATCATACGTCTCAAACGGTGGTCTTATTTCGTTAACAGGTTGATATTCAGTATTTGTATTTTGTAAAACAGGTTTTTCTTCTATTTCGGTGCTTACTTCAGGGAAGGATGTACGAGCAATTCCTCCATTTCCTGTTTTAACAGCAGATTTGCTTTTTGGATCTTCCTGCAATTCCTGTGTAAGAGTTTCTTCCGACAAAATTTCCTGTAGACCGGAATTTTTTCTGAAGTCATGCCACGAAACAAAACCCGCATAAATACTCAGTAGATTCAGCATATCTATACGCGGAAGTTTGGTGGCGGGCACGTTCTTGAAATAGGTATAGAAGGTCTTTTCGCTGATGTTCCCCTTGGCTATTTGCCGTAAATCTTCCTGGAAGTATATGATATCAATCCCCTTCCACTTAGAAATATCTTCGTGAGAAGGAGTGTGATTCTTTAGGTACTGAGCTTG
This window encodes:
- a CDS encoding RidA family protein produces the protein MKKVITTTNAPAAIGPYAQANLAGGVLYISGQIPVDPGTGNLVEGIEKETHQVMKNLKAILEEAGMTFTNVVKASIFLKNMDDFAVMNEIYASYLDADSYPARETVQVSCLPKNVDIEISMIAHQD
- a CDS encoding trypsin-like peptidase domain-containing protein, whose translation is MKNIFKKLLPYAVVGVVSGATTFGAINYIKNDAAVVDTGYFSSAKSDVSFAGFNQAALGEDFVKAAKTTVPAVVTIKNYSNRSAGRSSEQDIFDYFFRQPDRNPRSQQKPDNIPSGMGSGVIISPDGYIISNNHVVAGANKLEVVLSNKKSYIATLVGTDPNTDISLLKVEEKGLPYLNFANSDNVEVGQWVLAVGNPLGLNSTVTAGIISAKGRGIGILGGQGKASNPIESFIQTDAAINPGNSGGALVNPNGDLIGINSAISSTNGYYQGYGFAVPSNLARKIVEDIKKYGLVQRGFLGVNSLDLSNDQQVAQYNQQFKTNLKTGNGIYVTEVTANSGAEDAGLRKADVITKVDNTAISDFADLTLAVGSKRPGDAVNITYQRNGREMVSRVVLKDQRGNTSVRTRADLTVSEKIGADFAPLSDRFKTDYGLNSGVVTKNVQEGGEMAKIGIVDNYIVIEVNGKPVNSQKDVENLLKNHRGNVQIKFVDEYGRIYTKGFVMPN
- a CDS encoding peptidase U32 family protein produces the protein MTKSGKIELMSPAGDFTALQAALDNGADSVYFGVEQLNMRARASMNFTLEDLPEIARRCGEKGVRSYLTLNTIIYDHDLSIIKTLLDTAKSAGLTAVIAMDQAVISYARQIGFEVHISTQINITNIETVKFYALFADTMVMSRELSITQIKKICDQIVKDDVRGPSGNLVEVEIFGHGALCMAVSGKCYLSLHSANSSANRGACKQNCRKKYTVTDQETGFEIELDNEYMMSPKDLCTIGFLNDIVDAGVQVLKIEGRGRAPEYVATVTKCYREAIDAVADGTFTQEKVEEWMKQLETVYNRGFWSGYYLGQELGEWSSNSGSSATQKKVYVGKGRHFYTKSSIAEFLIEAYDVNVGDTVLIQGPTTGSQEMVLEAMQVDARPEANKATKSDVITFKTDFRVRPSDKLYKIVQS
- a CDS encoding ferredoxin; the encoded protein is MVIVTLQRDKCIGCNYCAEFAPDFFRMSRKDGKSVLLKSADKKGFFTLKTPSAEAYEPCDKAARACPVNIISVKIT
- a CDS encoding 5-formyltetrahydrofolate cyclo-ligase, with the translated sequence MTKRELRSLYLEKRKELSKEEVITASERIFRRFLSNFFVEKNQKIHLFLSIEKFNEVNTLPFIKYLQEKEVRIFVPKMLQGDIISVEILEDTILAKNSWGIMEPISDEDSGVVDFDYIITPLLYCDPAGGRVGYGKGFYDRFFAGINAECKKVGVGFFKPELFVDDLTEEDVSLDYLVTPDEVLSFKIGC